The sequence ATGCCTCCCGCGTTACTCCGCCCCTCCCCCTCAGTCTCAGCCCTTACTCCGCCCTCCCCTCGCGCTTCACTCCGCCGCCTCCTCCCGCTGCTTCTCCCCTATGCCTCACGCGTCGCTCCGCCCCTTCCCCTTAGCCTCGCGCCTTCCTCCGCCTTCTCTTCCACAATCTCGCGCTGTACTCCATCTCTTCGGGTCTCACTCTCCACCTTTCGCCTTCTCGCTCCGCCCATCGTATCGACCTGAGGTAAAATTActgatgtattttaaaaattatctgagGAAAATTTATTCGGAATAATTAACAAAGACCTCAGAATTGCACGCTTTAAGAtgtaaaataggataaaataactgaaatttggtatgaaaatttaagtattttattatgAAGTAgccacatttattatttcttcacagatcatttaaaaaagaaaaatggtggaAGCAGATCGCCCGGGGAAGTTGTTTATAGGTGGTCTAAatacagaaacaaatgaaaaggGTCTTGAAGCAGTTTTTGGAAAATATGGCCGTATAGTAGAAGGTAACTAAAAAGATGTATTTGTTTTAAAGTCAGCTATCAGAATAGTTCCTTTGGAAGCCttacttaaaatataaatttatgtgctttacaaataaagaaacaaatttacACTTAGGTTTaaattgaaggtttttttttattttttaagtaaaatttcaCCAAAAACAACTTATATTTTTCAGTTCTCTTAATGAAAGATCGGGAAACTAATAAATCAAGGGGCTTTGCTTTTGTTACTTTTGAGAGCCCAGCTGATGCGAAAGATGCTGCAAGAGACATGAATGGAAAggtaatttttcatttatatctgtttcatttattgaaatttattccattttcccttctattccacatagaatctcagaaaaaatatttttattaactaGTTTCATTATAACAACATTAAAGTCTATATTCTGCAAACCATATACCAGCTTTTAATTTCTAAAGCATAtccaaaattaaaatgatttatgttctcttttaagaaaatcacttcaaGTATCTTTATCAAGACTTCTTTCACTGACTTTAAACATGATTTGTAACTACCATAATTCTagcctctcttcctttcttattttatctGGACAGTGTTCCAtgagtagcatttttcatcatctttccttaccaaaatattcttataatcaatactgtatgttggttccaaggcaaaacaaCAGTGAGAGCTAGGCAGATTgagctaaatgacttacccagagtaacacagctagaatgtgtctgaggtcaaatttgaacccaggtcttcctgtcttcaggtcaGGCTTGAGCAACCCAGGTGCCCCACATTATTATTTCATAAGcttctcagtttctgtttttgTAAAAAGACAAAATTCCCTGTATTGGTTATTTTAGAATAATGGTGAAAATcaaattaagtaatatttttctgaaaattttttcatatcaACAATACTTTGGAATCACATTAACCTTCAAAGATCAAGATCTAGCAAGAGTTTACACTTCACTTGATAAACTTTACAGAATTTATTTGtggacaaatgaaaaataaaattaaaagtacttaagcaatcttttttttaacagtttaaaaaaagagtagtcATAGAAACCAGTTAcctgaaaaattcaaagaaaggacTAACCCCCAAAACATTCAAACCACAACTTAAGGCAGAAGGAACTTTTTTTGAAGTTAAATTTATAGAAATCTTTTTCATTAAACTGAAGCATATGTCTAGATAGCTGATTGCCTTCTTCAAAGTAATATCTTTAAATTTCTATAAAGGaggtaatttgtttttaaaatacagaatttggaaaaatatttgaaggttTGTGATTACATAAAGGATTCTACTGTAAATAATAGAAAGCCAGCTAGAAATCATGAATAAACATTGTGTATAAAACCAATAAAATTGGTGATAAAACTAAGAAAATGAATAGCATCTGTagaagaaaaacccaaaaagcTGAACTTTGGAACTGGTGGTAACTATATATAAATTTGTTTACAAAATAAATAGTATGTACTAAGCCAGtgaaaatgaagagaattttaagttttttaaaatcagttatttaaaaaataatagcgtATCAAACTAATACATATTCATAATAATACTTAGTTATCaaactgaataaaatatattttgtttaaaattaatgatgaaatgattgattttttaatatgTGATCACTATGATTCATAATTACTTTTCTGTTTGCAAAGTTCATTTTtgcctcacaacagccctggaaaGTGGATGATGAAACAAACAGGACCAGAGAGGTTAATTTGACTTACCTAAGGTTGTATGCAACTAGTAAGTGGCTTAGCTGGGGCTAAAATGTTGGTTTACTCACTTGATAtctcacatttttttcttactaCATAACCCCATCTCAAATTAAGAAGAATATGATggctcactttttttttcctcttaatgcCAAAGGAGTTCTCAAAGTTGGTATAAGAACACTAAGTACAGGTATTTAATTGATTGTTCATGAATTCTTTTGTAAAGTTTCATTATTGGTGAGATTTATTTGAAGAAGTCAGTATTAATGCTATTTTTGAGAGAAAAGTATCATTTTTGAAGGAAAATTGAATGAGCAATAAAATTTCATGTTTAAGCATAAGTTGAAAGCAAATCAGAAGTCAATACTTTGAAGTAAAGCTCATTTTAACACTTTATAAAATAGTTGTTCCTTTTAGTCTTTAGATGGAAAATCAATTAAGGTGGAACAAGCCACCAAGCCATCATTTGAAAGTGGTGGTAGACGAGGGCCACTACCCCCTCCAAGAAGCAGAGGTCCTCCAAGAGGTCTTAGAGGTGGAAGAGGAGGAAGTGGTGGAGCGAGGGGACCACCTCGTGGAGGGCACATGGGTAATGTAGTACTCAAATGCCTGAGCTGACAAAAATTGCCAACTTCATAATTTTAATAGTTGTTTTTGTCAAATGCACATTTGTCTAGTCTTAAAGTAAGAAGGGGGAAACATAATTCCTTTGCAAATATGGGCAAAATTGAATTATTGAGAACTACAAGACAGGTAAAATTTCATCATTCCGTTAATACGTTAATGGAGGTTTTGCCATACTTGTTTTCTCTCAAAGGGAAAAAGGACAAATGCCACTTGAAATTATATCCAGTTTTGAAAATTTGTTTGAAAAGTTCATAACATGTGGTTTACTTTGTAATGAGAAAAGACATAAGATTTTCATATTGAGTCATTTCATGGAGTGAAAAAACTTcaagatttcaaaatatttatggtaTCCTTTATAGGTGTATGTTCTCCACTGAGgggaataaaaatttaaacctCAGAAAAGGGTCAAGCCTTACAGGCTTAAGTTTCATACTCAAGCTTCATTTTTGCAAATGTTGGAGGATCCCATAAAAATTCAGGTTTATgtttatacaataatataatgttaggaaattaaaatatttgtatattgaCTTTTTATTAGCTAGAGACtaaaatgtttcttgatttgGATTAGAGTGGAGGGTATATTTGATTATAATTCAAATAAATTTtggatataaatatattaagtgAAAATAAGAGCTATAACATTAGTATCAAATTCTATTTCATTGCATAGAATGTACACAAATTGAAATGTATAATATTTGGTCATATATTTTGATTACTGGGTAACCATGCTAatggattgttttcttttttttttttttaatgtagatgACAGTGGATATTCTCTTAATTTCAACATGGGTTCTTCCAGAGGACCACTCCCAGTAAAAAGGGGCCCACCTCCACGAAGTGGGGGTCCTCCACCAAAAAGATCTGCACCTTCTGGACCAGTGCGTAACAGTAGTGGAATTGGAGGAAGAGGTAAATTCTGCAGGCTTTGGAAAGGTTCCTAGTGATGAAAATAATGTGGGAAAAGAATCCATTACTAGCTGTCTTGTCATGTATTAAGAAACAGCATTCTTTGACTTAAATTTTATAGTGTGACAATAAGTCACAGGTGCATAATGGATATTAAAGAACAGTAAATTCGCATTTAtctaaaaattatagaaaatgagCTTCAAAGAATTGTCTTTAAAAACTAGCATTTAAGATTGCTAATCTTTATAAGTGAAAATAAGTGGTTTAAGAAAGAAGATGCCATAAGATTAAAGACCAAGATTGATGGAAGAAAGTAGTTTATGTTGGGATAtaatgagagaaaatattttgataggtAGATTTGGCAAAGTTAGTATGGATTCTTTTCTGAAGAtttaaataagtataaaatatatagtttagTAAAGAAAACCATTTATATTAGTTAAAAGAGAAAGAGTAGTTAAAACTTATCCTAGGTTCCCTTGATACTTTATGAAGCCAGAATAGAGTTAATGGGTAGAGAGGGGAACGGGTCATTAAATAATGAGAAGTTAGAATATCATTAAAGATATTCCAACTATTCCTAAGTTGATTAGGAAGTGATCATCTAAAACTAAATGTTGAAATAAATCTCACAGAGGTGGAAACAGTTTTCTGAAAGGACATAATGATGGGTTCAGAAACTTCAGTCACCCAGAGTTGATTTACAGAAGTATGATATTTCCAGAATTATGACATCCTAACTTTATGCCATTTTTCTGAATTTTGAGGTTGGTTAGAATATATAACActgagagagaggttaagtgattttgccaTTTAGCTCCACAGGCAATAAATGTCCAGAACATACAGGTACCGATACCCCATTCTCTTGTGTGTTTTTAAGGTCATACATAtgcatttgtattatttctcctttaaagaTGGAACTTTTTACATACCTCTACACTTATGTGttgatttaacttttttttaaggtcCCATTTCTCGTGGAAGAGACAGCTATGGAGTTCCTCCACGAAGAGAACCAATGTCATCACGCAGAGATGTATATATATCACCAAGAGATGACGGTTATCGTACTAAAGAGAGGTaagtaaaataaagtattttagtCTAGATGTATTTTCATCTTATGTTATCTAACTTGCCCATTAAT comes from Gracilinanus agilis isolate LMUSP501 unplaced genomic scaffold, AgileGrace unplaced_scaffold36075, whole genome shotgun sequence and encodes:
- the LOC123254944 gene encoding RNA-binding motif protein, X chromosome, coding for MVEADRPGKLFIGGLNTETNEKGLEAVFGKYGRIVEVLLMKDRETNKSRGFAFVTFESPADAKDAARDMNGKSLDGKSIKVEQATKPSFESGGRRGPLPPPRSRGPPRGLRGGRGGSGGARGPPRGGHMDDSGYSLNFNMGSSRGPLPVKRGPPPRSGGPPPKRSAPSGPVRNSSGIGGRGPISRGRDSYGVPPRREPMSSRRDVYISPRDDGYRTKESYSSRDYASSRDTRDYAPPPRDYTYRDYGHSSSRDEYTSRGYSDRDSYGGGRDRDYSEHPSGGSYRDSYESYGNSRSAPPARGPPPSYGGSSRYDDYSSSRDGYGGSRESYSSSRSDIYSSGRDHVGRQDRGLPPSMDRGYPAPRDSYSSSSRGAPRGGSRGGSRSERGGRSRY